aaataatgctCCTAGTATTGGTTTACATATAATAAGGTCAGGCAGTGCTTTATTGTAGTTGTTGGTCCAGTAAGATTTCTGCCattcaaaaagaaagaatattatcatctaatattatatatagtggatgttggattaaaaaataaataagtacaaGCGCATAAAAAGTGACCACAAGCGCTCCAGTCGGTAATATATATGCAAGTTCAGTATTCCACCAAGTGGACGAATTATTTAACACGAGAAGAAACACTCAGAAGCTTATACATTGAGTAATAAGCTTATACATTGAGTAATGTTACACGAGTCTTAAGTGAATACCACTAATACTAGTATACAGCAGTCACTCGCAGATGTAATTGTTTTCATAAACCCTTTTAGCTTCAGTTATATGTACGAGGTTTCCCTCACAATTAGGAAGAAAAACAGATATATACCTTACTATACCCTACTTTTGGGATGTCACACTCTTGAACAAAAACACACCAACAACACCAATGACCAGAGTCAGAACCATAGGGATGGCAACAGATTCAGGTTCTCGCATTCTACCTGTCTGATTTGGTCTTCCAAGGCGTGACCGTTCTCCAAAGTATTCATGCAAAAGATTGCTCAGAGTGTCAAGTTGATGCATGATTTGACGTTGTCCCCGTGCAATAACTAATAcctattttaaaacataataattaaaataagaaactcAATTGTCTTATTGCTCCTTGCAGAATTTCAAAGTAGAAAATTGTGCTAGATGTTGTTTCAAATGAAGAGAGATGGGAGGTACTGAATGAAAAAGATCACttaatatctaaacataatatCCACCTAGTTTTGAGGATGATAAGTTCACAACTGTGTAATTTTTACTcctagtttaattattttttataaaataaattaatttctattttaattaaataatttatgtttaatattttattattatttacaattGTGAAAAGGTTGTAAAGTAAAAAGTGGGTGAAAGTCATTTTTTCCTATAAGGAACCATACATGTTGTTCAACAGAATATGGAAAATGGGTAAATGACATTATTAAtcttcattaaattattaacaattactttaaataatatttaatgactTTTGGATTTTAAGACTATAAATTgttgtatttttcatttaaaagtaTCTAAATTTATTCCTAAACACGGGCAAGACCATCTCAACAAAACcttataatctttattttttcccATCCATTAAATGTCCTTCACATCATGTTCAATCTCAGGTGACACATAGTACGCATCTTTACACTCAATAGACACGTGCATATGATATGTGTAGCACATTGCACTGTCATGGCGTGTTCAGAAGGTATGAAATTGGGAAGAatgaaaagagagaaggaaaacaaccaaaattttctttcctttcactgttttttagcatttaaaaaaaaaggaaggaaaagaatTGACCCATCTATATAGTCTATCCttctaattaaagaaaaagaaacttttgtaattaaaagaCTAATTTATTCTTATCTTTAGGTTCTTAACCTTTATTATTATGGccatttgtttcattttattatttaactttttcttccCTTCCGTCTTATTTCCTAGGAAAAAATCTACAAGATCTTGTCATTTtctactctttctttttcctttctctttctttgatAAACCAATCATGTCACGTGAATTAAAAAATCAGGAGACCAACCTCGTCCATCAGGGGAGACTCTTTCGCCAAttgagaagatgatgaagaattAGGCAGCAATGATCCAGTCAATGAACCATTGCCTAATCCAGTTACAAACAAGGAAGTAGGGCCTGAGCCATTACCGGCCTCAGCCTGTGAAGCCAAGTTTTGTTGACTGGCGGAAACTTTTTTGCTAGCAAACTTTGAATTCAATTCTTCAATACGGGAGGTGAATTcatccattctttcatttaatgtGGAAATTTGATCAGAAAGTTGAGTGATGACCCCCTGGACAACTCAAAAGCAAATATCAGTAGATGAATCATTTAGATGGGTAGAAAATTCAACTTCTTAGGCAGAAAGGCAAACATTTATTACTTGTGACACCTATATGCCAAAACACTAGGTGAATATAATTtccataaaattttaatatacatattttctGAAGTTTCTTGCCAATATGCACTGCAATTGTATATCATTATGTTTCAACATTTCTGTCTATGGACTCAACAAGTACTTTTCCATGTTCCACAAAATAAGACACAACAGGTGACACATTGATAAATGAAGAGGCCAAAATGATTGCAATTAAATGTTTTCTcaaggaaaatatatatattacatggTTAGCAATCGATGCAGGTGATTCCAGAGTTCTTCCATCGAATCTTCTGTTATTTATAGCAAGTTTAGTCAGCTTAGGTAGAATCTTGTCCCTTTGAGTCGAATATGAGTGTGAAATACCACTACAGAAAACAAAACGAGAAGAACATGACAAAAACATTACTTTAACAAACTTTTAATCAGATTCAGAAATTCTTACTCCAAATATGAAAAACAAGTAGAAGCAAtatcatcattatttttaagACAGGACAAATAGGTAATGAAAGTTAACAATTACCGATTAAGATACTTCATTCTTCTATCTGCAGAAGCCCTGGAAAGGGCTTCTTTGGGGCTTGAAACTACGTCATCATCTATGCTGAGTTTTGACTTAAGATCGTCTGGCAATGCCTGCAGTTTAATCAGATTAGACATTGAGTGTATAAACATTTAAACCACAAATAAAAGGTTAAATGATAGTTTATACCATCACATCGTTCACAAGCTTTTCTAGCTGAATTTGTTCAATATAAGTGCGAGAAACATAGGAACCATCCAACCCCAGTTTCTCTGCTACAAACTTGCAATAGTTCCTGTCTTTCCCTTGCACCTTGAAAACAGCATAAATAAAGTATTCAGTGaacgaaaacaaaaagaaacaaatacaaaCATGTAATAGGTGAGGGCATGTGTCTTGACCTCCATGCACCCCAGGCCTATCCAAAAACATTGAAGTTCTGAGGCTTGAATAAGTGCCCGAGGGCTGGAATATGTTACTGTGTTTGTGAGTGTGGTTAGTCAATTCATGAATTATCCAAAGAAGCAACATTTGCAGGCTGTGAATAGAATTCTTCAATACTTGTAGACAAGTCTAGGAAAGAGATTGTTATTCAAGAAGgatggaaaattaaatatggagATGTATATTGATGCAAACTATGTTGGGTTAGTTACTGATAGGAGATCCATCCCAAAATATTTCATGTTCTAGTATGGAAAGTGAATGATCTTAAAGTGAAAAGAGAAGAATCTATGGCTCTCTTTTGTGATAACTAATAGGATATTAGTATTGTTAACAATTTAGTCCAACATGATAGAATCAAACACGAGATCAAAGACAAACAGAATAATGATCTTGTCATTATTTCCTACATCCCATGAGAATTTCAGCTGATAGATTTGTTTGCAAAAGGAACTTTCCACAAAGCAGTTTCAAGATCTTACATGCAAGCTGTGAAATATAGACGTCCATTCATCAACTTGAGAAGGAGTATTGAATTACGAGGATATACTATTAGTTATTGTGACTATTGAGACATTGTAGGGATatgatgaattatttattactaatcATAGTATTTATTTGTAGGGCAGTAGAGTTTTACATAATGAATCCTCTTGTGCTGCTTTCATCAAGAATTTGAATAAGaatttcttctatatttttaatctcttcCCTAACCTTTTTCAAGAGTAAGGAAATATCACAAGTTAAGACTACTTGTAACATAACAATCAACAAGCATAAAAGGTATGTAAGGAATGATAGAAACAATATGTCGTTATACCTGAACATATGTGCGATTCAGTTGTTCCAACCAATCAGTTTTAATGGTCACTTTATCATCACGAAAGATATGGCTGCTTCTTTTCAGGATAGATGCAATTGTGTATCCTAAGGCCATCAGTCCTCCAAGAAGGCGCACACTGACCTCAAAAGTAATTCGAGGAGATATTATGAATGGACTATCTGTCACCCATTCCTGAAACAAGAATTCATTACCATTATAGAGGTTTTTCAGTAATTTTGCTTCTAGGTGCAAAATTCTCAGCAAATCTCAAGCTCAAAAGGAAGGAGgatgttaagaaaataattccGTACATTGAAAAAGGCATCAACCAAAGAACAGGTTTGAGACAAACAACGTACTGAAGtcagtaaaagaagaaaaataagtgGGAGTACATGTTTCATTAATTTCAAGAACTCAATTTGCAAGGAATCTGTGGTAGAAAAGTTTaagcttttgaaaatttatctatggttttctttttctctttcaggGGGTCATATTAAGTATCACATTGTACTGTAACTATACAGGGGGCTAAATAGGcttcttttcattataataggtttttaaaaatattgtaagtAAACAATATTATTGGTGACACATTGGCATAAAATAAATGTCCAAAGTACACATTTGgttaaaaatacttacataaatattCAACAAGAATTTATTCATAAGCTTTCAATATGAAGTTTACTAAATTAAGCTCAAAGAACATATTTTGATCATCTTTTCCCTGAAGCTTAttgaaatagtttaaaaaaaccTAAAGGGACCATAAGCATCTCTTACAAGTTCAATTAAGTTTTGTATGCATTCTTACAACACCCTCAAAATTATGCCTTGTTTGCTAGACATTCTcttaaaaattgatataaactATAATACTAGACTAGTTTTCCATCACTTAACCTCAAACATGAGATTGTACTTTCCATCGCGGTTTCTCATTCTCAAATATGATTGACATGCTTCAGGGTCTTCCCCAGGCGGTAGAAGAAATATGTCATACGTTTCCTCTTTGGTTTCAGTATGCTGTGCAGCAATAATTTCCTTGATTTGATCAACTGTCACAGTTCTTGCTGACTAGAACAACCAACACAATGTATCATCAAGAATACACTTAAAAATATAGAGTACCTTACTATGATAGCATAGGACATCACCTTCAATATATATGTGGGATTTTGAAATCCAGAGAATGGATTAAACTTGTTTATGACTTTTATATGTGCTGTTTGGAGATCTGGCTCAATATAAGCTTTATACATAGGATATACCTACAAAGGGAAACAAAATAATCAGTCTTACATTGTGCAATGCAAGTTTTCAACACTCCTAAAAATTCTAACATGGGATCAGTGAAAACCGTTTCAGagatttgatgaattatttCTTCAGGCTCTTGACCAGCACGGTGAATGTCCCGTAAGACACGCTTAACAAGGTCAAAATGAACTCCACCAGTGACAGAAACACGAAGATCAAGTAAAGGTCTTAATTTTTCACTTAAGGCATAGATGCCTTCTATGATTACAATACGAGAGCTAGGGACTTCAACAGTCCTGTaaagaaaatagtagaaaaggaaagaacaaaataagtataaatgAAACAAGATCTTGGGTTGGAATAATATGATGCTAATTCTAGTACTCATGTATTTCCACATTTATACATTTTGTCCTGTACCTCTTTCGTGTCTGTGGATTTCCAAAGGTGGATGCATCAATAGGTGTGCATTTACACATGCTACGTGAATAAGAATGGAGAGTGAAGAATGACGTGCTTAAGGGTAATAGTAGAAGAAGAGAGGCCGGGGATGGAGAGGAAActacacacaaatatatatatatatatatatatatatatatatatatatatatatatattgtatgaaTGTGGACTATTTATTGGGCGGGTGTTTGGCAGTCTTTCCGATAAGAACCAATCTTTTTTATGCAAGtgtttttgataaattataatatgtttagtTTTAAGCGATCTCATTTATACTGAAAAATCAccatttatagaaaaaatatttttttagtattttgcTTGTTAACATCTTTTATTATACTGCATCTCTAACGAACAGCTTACATgctaatatataaatagttttacatACACTTttgatagttttaaaataaaaagtgattttctaaatatagttttatatgaATGTATAATCTTAAAATCACTTTTCAATTTGAGTATCAAAACATGAAACTGATTTAATCACACTCAATAATTGAACAGTCGATTATTGACAAAGaatctaaaaataattcaattgcAAATAACCAGATGACAAGAATTTTCTAATGCTGCGCATAAAGCATTTCAAATCTAATAACTTGAtccatataaaatattgtattctCTTTTCCACGTTTCTCTAATCTGTGAGAATAAACCTAGATAGAACAACTAGAAAATAGGCAATTGcacattattaaaatgataaaaataaaaaggtacaCAACCTGTAACCTATGCGAGAACTAGACTTGAAATCATATACTGGAACTTGAACAGGCTTCCCTGCTTTAAGACCCTGTATATTTTCAAGCAAGGTATCATAATCCGTCAACCGAGGGTCTGTTTCAAATAACAATGACATTAGAATGTAGTGTTTCATAACATCCCTTCCTATTTCTTGAACATTGATTAATATGATTAACAagtaaaactattatttataaatgaaaataataaattagattaGATTTATAGGAAACTTGTCTATATTGCCAACAATAGATGGTAAGTGTGTGTTTATGTAAGAATGAGTAATTGAGTAATATATAGAGTAAATTACGTTGAGATCCCATGaagttttttcaaattaaagttacactatattttttttcatcattacaATGACTTTCCTAAAAAGGGTGCATGTGTAATGCAATGAGGAGAGAGACATgtgtaatgtttttaaaacGTAAATGGGTACATGGGTAAAGTAAGAGGGGGAAATGTAAAGCCTTTTAAAACAATGAGAAGGTTTGtgtagaattaaaaaaataataataataataataaaaaaaaaaaaaaaactggagTGTCAATGTAATTTGAGTAAAATTCAAGGTTTATTAGTGTAATTTACACTAATATTTACTATTAGGCCAGCAAAGGAAACTTGGAAATTATGACAATGTATTTGGAGTCTCCACGGCTGTCAACAAATTTCCAAATCAAAAAGATGTTTTGTCTAAGTCTGAGCTTGGAAATTGATCATGAATGATTTTTCACGTCAAAGTGAATGCTAGTAGCACTAGCTTTTGCGCTTTTGACATCATGAATGTGAATTTTAAGGTGTTGAATGAGTATCCAAGAAGACTGAAATTGAGGTCAAATAATTTTAGGATTATTAGTCAGGCAATATTATAGAGATAGCCATAGACAGTAGAGGTTATTTATCGGTGCTTTCAGCAACAATCCACTTCATTATTTGGTTCAACTTCAAAATTTGGTAAACATATAGCGTGTCTAACGATGTATTATTATTGGTTGCTGTTTCTGTGTTCATATAGCTAGTTTATTTCTAACTCAAATATACATTGAACATGTAATAAAACGGAGGCCGTGCAATCTACTGTGTGCAAAGAAAGTAGAAAGGGACTGTCACCACATCTCttgaaaaatttcatcaattCTAACCCCGTTGCCCCCTAACCCACAAAAAAATCTTGACACATCTGTCACCGTCCATAGAGAACCGAATACTAAGctgtatatttgaaaattgcTAAAAAATAGCTTGAGATTGACCTTGgcaaaatcaacaaaatgcgCATGAAACCATTTGTGGACTTGGACAACACAAAAAACAGAGATCATTGAACGTtgctttaaaaaaatacaatacatCTCATGAATATGAAAGTACAGGTTTAGAACATTATATTACCACATAATAGTCATACTACGGACATGAAGAGAAATAAACACGTATCACTCTGTTTTCTACTCTGAACCCTATTTTTTCCCTCTATTTCTTAAGTTAGTTTGTGTTCTTCTTAATTTCATACCAATTGTGCATCGGCAGAAGTAACTTTGCTAATAAAAGTTCTCGGTCATACTCACGAGTAGCAGGAAGTAACACTCtggcaaagaaaaagaaaactctgCAAAATCCtaagtgaaaaaagaaatacagaTATACACAATCATCATAGactacttaaaattaaataattgaagaGAAGACTTACCATCAAAGTTTCCATCAATAATTCTACTAGAATCGTTATAATTGTCCATTGTTATGACAGCTATGCTTGGCATAAAATTGAGGATCTTCTCAGTGAAAACAGTTTTCCCTGCTCCAGATGGACCTGCAACTCCTACTAATATGATTCCATCGTTCTTTTGAGCCAGTAATTGGCACGCAcgaatgaatatgaaaaatcCTTTCTCAAATGACAGGGAATCTTGGATAGGAACAATTTCGTAGCGATCAGAATcctttcttttaacaacttGAACTTGATCTCGCAATAGACGTCGTCGAGGTGAGTCAGCACCAAAAACAGTATCTTGTGCCATTACCGAAACCAAAGTTGTTTAAGTCATATGCtgcaaaaaaatgaaattggcaATGAAAGTTGCACGGAAAAATACAAACCAAACAGGAACAAACAATGACTCAGAACTGCATAAATTACACATggaatcaaaagaagaaatttgaCAATTCAAAACACATAACACAAACAAATTGTCATTCTCATACTACGTTTTTACCGTTACAAGGAAAAGGGGGGAGATATACATATTTCCACTAACACAGAACTacaaaatgcatgtgaaaagaaTACTGAATGAAGATCCTAAACTTTTGTCTTGGCCTAAACTTTTTTAGTCCCTAAGAAGGTTGaaagaatcataaaaaaattgaacaattttttttcttttgttatggATTTAAAAAcggctgaaaaaaaaaatacaggaGTTGACTTCAAATATTCAACCAAaaatgcattatatatataGGACCATAAAATTGAAGTAAATTTGATGAAGCAAAACGGTGAACAAATTTAAGGACAAACACCTGTAAAAGAAACTACCGCTAGATAAAGTGAAACAGAGAGATCAAACCTCTTGAAAAGTGAAGGAATTCGGAAACTTTGTTACCATAGTGTTTTTTTACACCACTGTGGACTCAATTATCAGCTCCTTATCATCGGTACCATTATATAAAAGGGTGGTATCCATTTAGTAATTtccacaattttatcatttaattaataaatacttaaataaaaatttcctttttttaataacgaatacataatcttttgaatattatttttattaaattatatgtacacacacataatatatatatatatatatatatatatatatatatatatatatgtatgtatattaatttatttattttttaacatttttaatttattatttataaataataaattaaaaatgttaacattttttaaacatttttaatttattatttataaaaataataaattataaaatcatatatatatataatcgaaatataattttattaaaaatcatatttatatcaCAGTTAAGGATAAAGGTAGattaattgtttgattaaaataaaatgaaaagtgaagTTATATTTAATCACACAAATCTGAGTTTTTATCACCCAGAATATTAAAAATCAGGGTTTCAATATCCCAATTAATTTATCTGAATAGAAAAATAACCCAgtcaaaaattagggtttcaattTCTTGTCCTGTCCTAAAACCTGTTTATTCACATCGGCGAAGGCTCTCCCGCGGGAAGGTCTTTCACACGTAGTTTCAGCTGCTTTATCTTACCTGCAGTTAGTTATTTCCGTCTTGCGCCTTTCTTTAGGTGGGGTCCTTTCCTTAGGTGGGGTCCTGCGCGGGGCTACCGCCTGGGTTTTACTTTTCTTGAAGGGAGTCGACGTGTCAGACCCATTAGACTTCTAAAtctgtttcttctttttagTCCTTTCTTCGCGATCTatctctctcatttttttaagGATAATAATCCTAGTCAGGTTTTTATGAACAATCTAtcctattatattaattaaccCATTACTACTAATCTCCTTCTTATAACAATTATCATATATCAGTCTCCATATCTATCAATATTATCTGCTATTACTAGCAATACTTATGACTTAATTAAACAGATGCACAGaacaatttaagaaattaattaaccATCTTAAACTTGACTATAGACTCAAGATTATAAAGATTCCCTAACTACTAGGTGTACGtacagttttttatttaatattggttaaatttaaacacaattaaTATATTCACCAAAGACACAAACAATTAGTGGGCGTGGCCCAGGTGATGGGGAAGgcagtttctttttttcttgcaaACAGCACAAGTGGTCTAAATTAAAACAGCTCAACACGTTCCTTTCAGAGGATTCTATACTCTTCCGAAACAGCAGCCCCGTTTACAATTTCTACAACGATCATGTTGCTCGAATCTCGTATGTTATTCTCCAACATCACACCAGAAGTTTACGTATCACTAATTCAACGCGTTTCACACAATTCAACTTAGAATAATATCTACTCCAACAAATTCAACACTCACGGTTGCAGTAATTATTTCCCTCGTCGTAATCTTTTTGGTTCAATTCTTCCactaattgtaatttaatttgaaaatcacAAACTACTAACAAGAAAGAGTAAGAAAGTAACTAAACTCACAGAATCAGAGAGGAGAAAATCAAACAAGTAAAACAAtccaattaaaaacaattacaacGAAAATAGAACAGGCCGTGTTATTACCAGCATAAACTCATCAAAACTAATGAGGCGTTAATGACTTCTTCCGTACCTTGAATATTCAGGAATTGAAATGTAACACGTTCCTCTTCACAGGCTTCGAACAGAGCTTTAGCAACTCGAAGATGAAAATATAGAGAGAGGGGAAAGTTTGAGATGTGGAGAGAAGGATGGTTTTGGGAGGAGAAAATAAGCAAAGAAACGAAGACAAAGAATTTTGACGCGGTACTCTTTCTTCCCTCGGACAGACGAGAGGAAGAAGAGACAAGAGATATTTTTTCCATTCAATCTGATCTAACGGCTTCAAAATTCGTCCACCCTTCTCAGCCTTACGATTTCACCACACATTTTACAGTTAACTTGATATATGGGCCTAGAGCCCAGTGACAAAAGGGCTCAAAGCCTTACCCTGCCCCGTAggagaaaataacaaaaataaatggtTGTCTTTTTCGTGATTTCGTAATTTCAACTTCTACttcataaatttttgtattatgaaatatatcatttaaaatattaatttttatatttcagattatatattcagaaatacaaaaataaaaagatatatttcaatttatataattcgaaatacaaaaaaaaaatattttaaattatacattttgaaataaaaaaattacatttttattttatatttcataatataaaaaataaaataatattatacattatagaatacaaatttatattttaaactataccattaaatataataatcatgaaaaatatatataaatttaaatttaaaacatgtatgcttttaataaaatattgagaaCTGTAtaggttaaaaaataaaatgtttataagttatacaaaaatataaactataaatgttttggataaaataaaattatgatctGAAATACcataaaagaattgaaaacattaaaagtcaagtttattaaaaatgaaaatgaatattgTTATTGAGTACAAATGTCGTTTTCATACATTAATGTTATTTTCCATAAGGTCCCCAACACCTACCAAACTATATAAAGGAAGGAGTTTGACTATGGTGATTACACGAAGTGAActatgacaaaaaaaaacaaaaaacataaagaaacaTTTATGCACTAACTTACttcttaaaataacataaacaagTAATTATGCAATAAATTTAATGTTCGTCCTTGTAAAATAAACACATTTAACAAATTGTTCACCTGATTAGATAAccattttattaaagttttaaataaaaacaatcaatAAATTGATCTCACGATCATTTTATTCAATTCTCATGCATTATCTCCGACATTTACGTTTTAAATGGGTTATTATTGATCTCACAatcattttattcaatttttatgtatttgaatGTCTCAAACACTcatgttttaaatgaattattattgaaaataagaatgacaaaaataattgtatatattaatatatgtcgatataatctataataaataattaatacaatgaTATCagtgaatatttattatttatatagtaatagatattttcatattttcttttataaacgaATCGAGTAAAATATCATTTGTATTTACAAGTATCTATAACtcacaacaaattaaaataaaaatgtaatttatattttattaagttaaatttaattaaaattaaaattaatttatatattaatgagttaagtttaattaaaattaaattttaatttatatttaaaataatttatattatacattatattttattttataattttagttcaaaattttataaaatatactttttaaatatttataggtATGTACATATTTTCGACAGAgtaacatataaattttataattgcaATCAATTGTGGATAAATATGTCTCGTATTGtcattcttaattaataatattaatcaataataCATAATGATTGTGTTTGTCTTTTAATTGGGATATGATCCCACTGtcacaaacaaataattatttaacattgttcatattttatttcttatgtgCTTTAAGGAATAAGCTCTATGACAAAAGGTAATAACTTAACTTATATTCACTTTAATGTTCTTTATAacaatcttaattttattattctataaCTTATACTTGAGTGTATAGTTTATAAGTGGacatacatttaaattttaagacgTTGCACTCATAAAGAAATAGATAGAAAACTAGTTACAAAGTTAGGAAATTTTATTCTTGACACAGAATACACAgtaaagaattttgaaaacaaaaatacgaAACAAGGGATGTTAAAGATACGGTCTAATATCAAGTTAACAAATGATTGAAATAGTTGAGACTTAGCTTAAAAGTTTATctgggataaaaaaaaattctatcaccaaattttgttaaaagtataattttaaagCTTCAAATGTGTTATAAATAGACAATATTATATGGATATACaactaagtattttaatttgGGTTGTCATATAGATGACAACAAATTAGGTCGAACACAGACAGTGTTTGCCGGTAACTCGACCTACCGAATAAAATTCTATCCGCTACCTGTCAgatattaatttagaaaatactcatgaatattttaaaactcactAGTATCTGTGGATacctacaaaaaataaaaataaaaaatatattttatgtattttaaaataaaatttaaataaaattataaaaaatatatatacaatataatataaattaaaatttaatctaataaaatattattttattttattttcaattaaatttaattagaaaatatatactACCCGTACCCGACTCATTTagaa
This genomic stretch from Vigna radiata var. radiata cultivar VC1973A chromosome 7, Vradiata_ver6, whole genome shotgun sequence harbors:
- the LOC106768560 gene encoding uridine-cytidine kinase C isoform X1, with translation MAQDTVFGADSPRRRLLRDQVQVVKRKDSDRYEIVPIQDSLSFEKGFFIFIRACQLLAQKNDGIILVGVAGPSGAGKTVFTEKILNFMPSIAVITMDNYNDSSRIIDGNFDDPRLTDYDTLLENIQGLKAGKPVQVPVYDFKSSSRIGYRTVEVPSSRIVIIEGIYALSEKLRPLLDLRVSVTGGVHFDLVKRVLRDIHRAGQEPEEIIHQISETVYPMYKAYIEPDLQTAHIKVINKFNPFSGFQNPTYILKSARTVTVDQIKEIIAAQHTETKEETYDIFLLPPGEDPEACQSYLRMRNRDGKYNLMFEEWVTDSPFIISPRITFEVSVRLLGGLMALGYTIASILKRSSHIFRDDKVTIKTDWLEQLNRTYVQVQGKDRNYCKFVAEKLGLDGSYVSRTYIEQIQLEKLVNDVMALPDDLKSKLSIDDDVVSSPKEALSRASADRRMKYLNRGISHSYSTQRDKILPKLTKLAINNRRFDGRTLESPASIANHGVITQLSDQISTLNERMDEFTSRIEELNSKFASKKVSASQQNLASQAEAGNGSGPTSLFVTGLGNGSLTGSLLPNSSSSSQLAKESPLMDEVLVIARGQRQIMHQLDTLSNLLHEYFGERSRLGRPNQTGRMREPESVAIPMVLTLVIGVVGVFLFKSVTSQK
- the LOC106768560 gene encoding uridine-cytidine kinase C isoform X2, translating into METLMGLKAGKPVQVPVYDFKSSSRIGYRTVEVPSSRIVIIEGIYALSEKLRPLLDLRVSVTGGVHFDLVKRVLRDIHRAGQEPEEIIHQISETVYPMYKAYIEPDLQTAHIKVINKFNPFSGFQNPTYILKSARTVTVDQIKEIIAAQHTETKEETYDIFLLPPGEDPEACQSYLRMRNRDGKYNLMFEEWVTDSPFIISPRITFEVSVRLLGGLMALGYTIASILKRSSHIFRDDKVTIKTDWLEQLNRTYVQVQGKDRNYCKFVAEKLGLDGSYVSRTYIEQIQLEKLVNDVMALPDDLKSKLSIDDDVVSSPKEALSRASADRRMKYLNRGISHSYSTQRDKILPKLTKLAINNRRFDGRTLESPASIANHGVITQLSDQISTLNERMDEFTSRIEELNSKFASKKVSASQQNLASQAEAGNGSGPTSLFVTGLGNGSLTGSLLPNSSSSSQLAKESPLMDEVLVIARGQRQIMHQLDTLSNLLHEYFGERSRLGRPNQTGRMREPESVAIPMVLTLVIGVVGVFLFKSVTSQK